The region GCGACCATCAGGGAGACGCCGCCGGTGTGGGTGGTCAGGCACATCGAGCACATGCTGCGCCGGGTCTGCCAGGAGGTGGGGCTGGGGCTGCGCAGGACCAGGGCCTTGGGGTGGCCGTTCAGTTCGAGGACGAGGTAGGTGCGTTCGGGGGACTGGGGGTCTCGCCAGCCGAGGTAGTCCAGGTCGTCCCAGGGGCGGTCGGTCAGATCGCGCGGGACGGACAGGCGCTTCGCCTCGCCCTTGGTGCAGTTCACGAACGCGGCGCGGATCTCTTGTTCGGTCAGCGGCTTCATGAGAGTCATGGTAAATTGCCTAAAGGTGTTAGGCAAATGCATGGGCTGTTAATGGTGAATGGGAGGAAGGTTATGGTGCGCGTCGGGTTGACCACGGAACGTCTGGTCCTCGCGGGGGCCGAGCTGGCCGACGAGGTCGGCTTCGAGCAGGTGACCGTCTCGGAGCTCGCCAGACGCTTCGACGTGAAGGTCGCGAGCCTGTACTCGCACGTGAAGAACTCCCAGGACCTCAAGACCCGGATCGCCCTGCTCGCCCTGGAGGAACTCGCCGACCGGGGCGCCGCCGCGCTGGCCGGGCGGGCCGGCAAGGACGCCCTGGCCGCTCTCGCGAACGTCTACCGCGACTACGCCAGGGAGCATCCCGGCCGTTACGCCGCCGCCCAGTTCAGGCTCGACCCGGAAGCGGCCGCAGCCAGCGCCGGTGGGCGGCACGCGCAGATGACGCGGGCGATCCTGCGTGGCTACGAGCTGACGGAGCCGGATCAGACGCACGCCGTTCGGCTGCTGGGCAGCTTCTTCCACGGCTACGTCAGCCTGGAGATGGGGGGAGGGTTCAGCCACAGCGCCCCCGATACGCAGGAGACCTGGGTGCGGATGCTGGACGCCCTCGACGCGCTGCTGCGGAACTGGCCCGCCAGCGCAGCAGCGACAACAGCAACCGCGCCCGCATCCGCCCCCTGATCGTTCCGCCGGGATCGTCCCCCCGGTCGATTCCGGCGCCCGAGAGTCCTGATGGAGGCACCGAAGCCATGACCACCACCGACCACGACTGGATCACCACGACCGTCACTGCCGACCTCCTGCGCGGCGCCCTCGACCTGGAGCCCACCGAACACGGTGTCCTCCCGCACCGGCTGCCCGCCCGGGCCCGCAGACAGATCCCCGACGGACAGCTCGCCATGGCCGAGGCCCAGCCCTCCGGCGTACGGCTGGTCTTCCGTACCCGGGCCACGGCCGTCGAGCTGGACACGTTGCCCACCAAGCTCGTCTACGTGGGTGCGCCGCCCCGTCCGGACGGGGTGTACGAGTTGGTCGTCGACGGCCGGCCGGCGGGGCAGGCGAGCGTGACGGGCGGCAACGCGATGACCATCGACATGGCCACCGGAGCGGCCTCGACCCGGCCGGGAGCGGTCGGTACCCTCCGTTTCGACGGTCTGTCCGACGGTGTCAAGGACGTCGAGATCTGGCTGCCGCACAACGAGACCAC is a window of Streptomyces mirabilis DNA encoding:
- a CDS encoding FBP domain-containing protein, which codes for MKPLTEQEIRAAFVNCTKGEAKRLSVPRDLTDRPWDDLDYLGWRDPQSPERTYLVLELNGHPKALVLRSPSPTSWQTRRSMCSMCLTTHTGGVSLMVAPKAGKAGQQGNSVGAYICSDLSCSLYVRGKKDAGAGARLHESLTLEEKIQRTVTNLAAFITKVTA
- a CDS encoding TetR/AcrR family transcriptional regulator, with the protein product MVRVGLTTERLVLAGAELADEVGFEQVTVSELARRFDVKVASLYSHVKNSQDLKTRIALLALEELADRGAAALAGRAGKDALAALANVYRDYAREHPGRYAAAQFRLDPEAAAASAGGRHAQMTRAILRGYELTEPDQTHAVRLLGSFFHGYVSLEMGGGFSHSAPDTQETWVRMLDALDALLRNWPASAAATTATAPASAP